One Desulfovibrio fairfieldensis genomic window carries:
- the otnI gene encoding 2-oxo-tetronate isomerase, whose amino-acid sequence MPRFAANLTMMFTELPFLDRFSAAADQGFQWVEYLFPYEFAPEDLARALERNRLKQALFNLPPGDWAAGERGLACLPGREKEFDDAVEKAVLYAQALNCPRLHAMAGNRLPGASAEIMLTTYLGNIRRAAQRLADEGLELCLEPINQYSMPRYFLRVQEQAAGYIESLGLPNVRLQFDFFHCQMEQGNISGRLRRFFPLIGHCQLAGVPDRHEPDQGELNYPYLLGLLDELGYQGVVGCEYNPAGKTVDGLGWIRAFDVVPNHC is encoded by the coding sequence ATGCCCCGTTTCGCCGCCAATCTGACCATGATGTTCACGGAACTGCCCTTCCTCGACCGCTTCAGCGCGGCGGCGGATCAGGGTTTCCAATGGGTGGAGTATCTTTTTCCCTATGAGTTCGCGCCTGAGGATCTGGCCCGTGCCCTGGAACGCAACAGGCTCAAACAAGCTCTGTTCAATCTGCCGCCCGGCGACTGGGCCGCCGGGGAGCGCGGCCTGGCCTGTCTGCCGGGCAGGGAAAAGGAATTCGACGACGCTGTGGAAAAGGCCGTGCTGTATGCTCAGGCTCTGAACTGCCCGCGCCTGCACGCCATGGCCGGCAACCGCCTGCCGGGCGCGTCCGCCGAAATTATGCTGACAACGTATCTGGGCAATATCCGCAGGGCCGCGCAGCGCCTAGCTGACGAGGGTCTGGAGCTCTGCCTGGAGCCCATCAACCAATACAGCATGCCGCGCTATTTCCTGCGCGTCCAGGAACAGGCCGCCGGTTATATCGAAAGTCTGGGACTGCCCAACGTGCGCCTGCAATTTGACTTCTTCCACTGCCAGATGGAACAGGGCAACATCTCCGGTCGCCTGCGGCGCTTTTTCCCGCTTATCGGACACTGCCAGCTGGCCGGCGTGCCGGACCGGCACGAACCGGATCAGGGCGAACTCAACTATCCCTATCTCCTGGGCCTGCTGGATGAGCTCGGCTACCAGGGCGTGGTGGGCTGCGAGTATAATCCGGCAGGCAAGACCGTGGACGGGTTGGGTTGGATCCGCGCCTTCGACGTGGTTCCGAATCATTGCTGA
- a CDS encoding class II aldolase/adducin family protein yields the protein MNSIAAEDILRRDMVRHGRSLFERALSGGNSGNLSVRLSDGRLLTTPTGRSLGNLHTDALSLLDARGNHLDGPPPTKEVPMHLACYSANADCGAVVHLHSPYATALACLANLDPADCLPPLTPYFVLRIGTLPLAPYRMPGSADIGADLARLLPGRTAVLLANHGSVVCGPSLETAVGNSEEL from the coding sequence ATGAACAGTATTGCCGCGGAAGACATCCTGCGTCGAGATATGGTCCGCCACGGACGCTCCCTGTTCGAACGCGCTCTGTCCGGCGGCAATTCCGGCAATCTCAGCGTGCGTCTGTCGGACGGCAGGCTGCTGACCACGCCCACCGGGCGCAGTCTCGGCAATCTGCACACCGACGCCCTGAGCCTGCTGGACGCCCGGGGAAACCATCTGGACGGCCCGCCCCCCACCAAGGAAGTGCCCATGCATCTGGCCTGTTACTCGGCCAACGCGGACTGCGGGGCCGTGGTGCATCTGCATTCCCCCTACGCCACGGCCCTGGCTTGCCTGGCAAATCTTGACCCGGCGGATTGTCTGCCTCCGTTGACGCCGTATTTTGTCCTGCGCATCGGCACGCTGCCCCTGGCCCCGTACCGCATGCCGGGAAGCGCGGACATCGGCGCAGACCTTGCCCGTCTGTTGCCGGGGCGAACGGCCGTGCTGCTGGCCAATCACGGCTCCGTGGTTTGCGGCCCGAGCCTGGAAACGGCCGTGGGCAACAGCGAGGAGCTGTAA
- a CDS encoding nucleotide-binding domain containing protein produces the protein MTQLAELARHGHPTRQLDAFRLGDAAYLDELCGWAAAHLGTDPVVVRASAESAVVGAVQSRLGKERSGQLVENALGRIAQACRRAGARHIIVAGGESSGAVAQALQVRAMRIGAQIAPDVPWIFNAGGLGEPPLPLVLKSGNFGGRDFFSRALAMLPTPRTGVKP, from the coding sequence TTGACCCAACTGGCCGAACTGGCCCGACACGGCCACCCCACCAGACAACTGGATGCCTTCCGCCTAGGGGATGCGGCCTATCTGGATGAGCTTTGCGGTTGGGCGGCGGCACATCTGGGTACTGATCCGGTGGTGGTCCGGGCCAGTGCGGAATCCGCGGTGGTCGGTGCGGTGCAGTCCCGGCTGGGCAAAGAACGTTCCGGCCAATTGGTGGAAAACGCCTTGGGGCGCATCGCTCAGGCCTGTCGCCGGGCCGGGGCCCGGCACATTATTGTGGCCGGAGGTGAAAGCTCCGGAGCCGTGGCCCAGGCATTGCAGGTGCGGGCCATGCGCATCGGGGCACAGATCGCGCCTGACGTACCTTGGATATTCAATGCGGGAGGGCTTGGCGAACCGCCCTTGCCCTTGGTGTTGAAATCGGGCAATTTCGGCGGCCGGGACTTTTTCAGCCGAGCCCTGGCCATGCTGCCGACGCCCCGCACGGGAGTGAAGCCATGA
- a CDS encoding tripartite tricarboxylate transporter TctB family protein gives MGSRIFLSIVVAAAAALFYSTFFFKKSLVGASSSPEGMPRFVLTGIIVVDLLLLARDWKKCLSAHMRELFQGTRLYVVIALPVYLLALPWLGFSLSTFLLLFALFTLLTESRPDAKGLALNALLAGGVFFLFRQVFHCPPSGSACRNRRPGRCGPADAGPGLCRSAPADRRQRSGTGSGGEFPPPGPAERGAGRRAAA, from the coding sequence ATGGGTAGCAGGATCTTTCTGAGCATTGTGGTGGCTGCGGCCGCGGCTCTGTTTTACAGCACTTTTTTCTTCAAAAAGAGCTTGGTCGGCGCATCCAGCAGCCCGGAAGGCATGCCCCGCTTCGTGCTGACGGGCATCATTGTCGTGGACCTGTTGCTTCTGGCACGGGATTGGAAAAAATGCCTGTCCGCGCATATGCGGGAACTGTTCCAAGGCACGCGGCTCTATGTGGTCATCGCCCTGCCCGTCTATCTTCTGGCCCTGCCTTGGCTGGGTTTCAGCCTGAGCACCTTTCTGCTGCTTTTCGCCCTGTTTACCCTTCTGACGGAGAGCAGGCCCGACGCAAAGGGGCTGGCGCTGAACGCCCTGCTGGCGGGTGGGGTGTTTTTCCTCTTCCGGCAGGTTTTCCATTGTCCACCCTCTGGCTCGGCTTGCCGTAACCGACGCCCTGGAAGATGCGGACCTGCTGACGCTGGGCCAGGCCTGTGCCGATCTGCCCCTGCTGACCGGCGGCAGCGGTCTGGCACTGGGTCTGGCGGAGAATTTCCGCCGCCAGGGCCTGCTGAACGGGGAGCAGGCCGCCGCGCTGCGGCCTGA
- the tnpA gene encoding IS200/IS605 family transposase, producing MGDAKSLAHTRWNCKYHIVFAPKYRRQVFYGEKKRAIGEILRKLCEWKDVKIVEAECCPDHIHMLLEIPPKMSVSSFMGYLKGKSSLMIYEQFGDLKFKYRNREFWCRGYYVDTVGKNKAKIQDYIKHQLESDKLGDQLSLPYPRSPFTGRK from the coding sequence ATGGGTGACGCCAAAAGTTTAGCCCACACAAGGTGGAATTGCAAATATCACATTGTTTTTGCGCCTAAATATCGCCGCCAGGTGTTCTATGGTGAAAAGAAGCGCGCCATTGGCGAAATTCTGCGCAAGTTGTGCGAATGGAAGGATGTAAAAATAGTGGAGGCAGAATGTTGCCCAGACCACATCCACATGCTGCTTGAGATTCCCCCCAAAATGAGTGTGTCGAGTTTTATGGGCTATCTGAAGGGTAAGAGTAGTCTCATGATCTATGAACAATTTGGGGATTTGAAGTTCAAATACCGCAATCGAGAATTTTGGTGCCGTGGGTATTACGTCGATACAGTGGGCAAGAATAAGGCCAAGATTCAGGATTACATCAAGCATCAGCTGGAGTCGGATAAACTTGGCGATCAGTTGAGCCTACCCTACCCAAGGAGCCCGTTTACGGGCCGCAAGTAA
- a CDS encoding tripartite tricarboxylate transporter substrate-binding protein — translation MPPVTQYLESKAFRCIGIFSEKPNPRLPGVKTLREQGLDIILMQNNGIFAPKDTPEAVLATLCAALKKTCADPGFQKELTDNNLDVVYLDGQAYHDLLAREFATLQGIAESLQKRNPPA, via the coding sequence GTGCCGCCTGTCACCCAATATCTGGAAAGCAAGGCCTTCCGCTGCATCGGTATTTTCAGCGAAAAACCCAATCCGCGCCTGCCAGGAGTAAAAACCCTGCGCGAGCAGGGCCTGGACATCATACTCATGCAGAACAACGGCATTTTCGCGCCCAAGGACACGCCTGAAGCCGTGCTGGCAACATTGTGCGCGGCCTTGAAAAAGACCTGCGCCGATCCCGGATTCCAGAAAGAACTCACCGACAACAATCTGGATGTCGTCTATCTGGACGGACAGGCCTACCACGATCTGCTGGCCCGCGAGTTCGCCACCCTCCAAGGTATTGCCGAAAGCTTGCAGAAAAGGAACCCCCCGGCATAG
- a CDS encoding Bug family tripartite tricarboxylate transporter substrate binding protein encodes MKSLFLLAVSCLILALSVPVAATGYPDKTVQFVVPFGPGGSTDVATRLLLKTFNKNFPREAVVINIAGAGGAVGARKVHDAKPDGYNLLSFNTILPVLRIMGMIDFNYTDLAPVALFSTSDTGVFVRNDSSWQSVKDMVADAKKRPGKIRFGVGFGTLAHLGAIALEQKAGIKLNIVATGRGEKNPQPCWAGISTPISNQCRLSPNIWKARPSAASVFSAKNPIRACQE; translated from the coding sequence ATGAAAAGTTTGTTCCTACTGGCCGTATCCTGTCTGATTCTGGCGTTGAGCGTTCCTGTTGCGGCAACCGGCTATCCCGACAAAACCGTGCAATTCGTTGTGCCCTTCGGTCCCGGCGGAAGCACCGACGTGGCAACCCGCCTGCTGCTGAAAACATTCAACAAAAACTTTCCGCGCGAGGCTGTGGTCATCAATATTGCCGGAGCAGGAGGCGCGGTGGGCGCGCGCAAGGTCCATGACGCCAAACCCGACGGCTATAATCTGCTTTCCTTCAACACCATTCTGCCCGTGCTGCGGATTATGGGCATGATCGACTTCAACTACACGGATCTTGCGCCCGTGGCTCTCTTTTCCACCTCGGACACCGGGGTTTTCGTCAGAAACGACTCGTCCTGGCAAAGCGTGAAAGACATGGTGGCCGACGCCAAAAAGCGGCCCGGCAAGATCCGTTTCGGCGTGGGCTTCGGCACCCTGGCCCACCTGGGAGCCATCGCCCTTGAGCAGAAGGCGGGCATCAAATTGAACATCGTGGCCACGGGCCGCGGCGAAAAAAATCCGCAGCCCTGCTGGGCGGGCATATCGACACCTATTTCGAACCAGTGCCGCCTGTCACCCAATATCTGGAAAGCAAGGCCTTCCGCTGCATCGGTATTTTCAGCGAAAAACCCAATCCGCGCCTGCCAGGAGTAA
- a CDS encoding LacI family DNA-binding transcriptional regulator: MGIRTPPASASSPSGTNRTATQPRHSEFRQITIKDVARLAGVSLMTVSRALNRPELVSAKTRELVRQAVERTGYIPNRLAGGLSGLHTGQVAVLVPSLSNLVFSDLLNGLASVLEPHGMQMMVGNYHYALVLVGPAPRSAAPLLRARALPMVETVELIDTPFDCNVGISHQDAGAAMAAYLTQQGYRSAAAVSANAGLERRTSQRIEGFCRYLAANNFPQPVRLDLENRSSISEGGKAMRRILDLPERPEVVFCANDDLAFGAMMACLDAGLRVPEDIGVAGFNALDLALQCRPSITTVNVDRHRMGVLAARLLLGRLSGENGAERLDVGFTVIPGQSTRKPT, from the coding sequence ATGGGCATACGTACGCCACCCGCTTCCGCATCTTCTCCATCCGGAACCAACCGGACGGCGACTCAGCCGCGCCATTCCGAATTCAGACAGATAACCATCAAGGACGTGGCCCGCCTGGCCGGAGTCAGCCTGATGACGGTTTCACGCGCTCTCAACCGGCCGGAACTGGTATCCGCCAAAACCCGCGAACTGGTGCGGCAAGCCGTCGAACGCACGGGATACATCCCCAACCGCCTGGCGGGAGGACTTTCCGGCCTGCACACCGGTCAGGTGGCCGTTCTTGTGCCCTCGCTTTCCAACTTGGTCTTTTCCGACCTGCTCAATGGTCTAGCTTCGGTTTTGGAACCTCACGGCATGCAGATGATGGTGGGTAACTATCATTACGCGCTGGTGCTGGTGGGGCCGGCGCCCCGGTCGGCGGCCCCCTTGCTGCGCGCACGCGCCCTACCGATGGTAGAGACAGTGGAGCTTATCGATACGCCCTTTGATTGTAACGTGGGTATTTCGCACCAGGACGCCGGAGCGGCCATGGCCGCTTATCTCACGCAACAGGGCTACCGGAGCGCGGCGGCCGTTTCCGCCAACGCGGGACTGGAACGACGCACCAGCCAGCGTATTGAGGGGTTCTGCCGCTACCTGGCCGCCAACAATTTTCCCCAGCCCGTGCGCCTGGACCTGGAAAACCGCTCATCCATCAGCGAAGGCGGCAAGGCCATGCGCCGGATACTGGATTTGCCCGAACGGCCGGAGGTGGTTTTCTGCGCCAACGACGACCTGGCCTTCGGCGCCATGATGGCCTGCCTGGATGCCGGGCTGCGTGTGCCGGAAGACATCGGCGTGGCTGGATTCAACGCGCTCGATCTTGCCTTGCAGTGCCGTCCGAGCATCACCACGGTCAATGTCGATCGCCATCGGATGGGCGTACTGGCGGCACGCCTGCTGCTGGGCCGACTGTCCGGCGAGAACGGCGCTGAACGCCTGGATGTGGGTTTTACCGTAATTCCGGGCCAGAGCACGCGGAAGCCGACCTGA
- the rnhA gene encoding ribonuclease HI — protein MKQVVIHTDGSCLGNPGPGGWAAVLCLEGTDHRKELAGGFRLTTNNRMEITGVLEALAALREPCAVELYTDSQYVRNAVEKGWLRSWQKKNWVKADKKPVKNVDLWQKLLPELGRHTVHLHWLRGHAGHAENERCDVLARTYAGRRDLPPDPGFRPEDA, from the coding sequence ATGAAGCAGGTCGTTATCCATACCGACGGCTCCTGCCTGGGCAATCCCGGCCCCGGCGGATGGGCCGCCGTGCTCTGTCTGGAAGGCACGGATCACCGCAAGGAACTGGCGGGCGGCTTCCGCCTGACCACCAACAACCGCATGGAGATCACCGGCGTGCTGGAAGCCCTGGCCGCACTCAGGGAACCCTGCGCGGTGGAGCTGTATACGGATTCGCAATACGTCCGCAATGCGGTGGAAAAAGGCTGGCTCAGATCCTGGCAGAAGAAAAACTGGGTCAAGGCGGACAAAAAGCCGGTCAAAAACGTGGACCTCTGGCAAAAACTGCTGCCCGAGCTGGGGCGGCATACCGTGCATCTGCATTGGCTGCGGGGCCATGCGGGCCATGCGGAAAACGAGCGTTGCGACGTTTTGGCCCGTACCTATGCCGGGCGGCGGGATCTGCCGCCGGACCCCGGCTTCCGTCCCGAAGACGCCTGA
- a CDS encoding C-GCAxxG-C-C family protein yields the protein MAKSKTVTESQADFGQRIVCAQQVFAHFADRLGIAPDVAMRTASCFGSGLGRADVCGCVTGALMVLGLAHGHGGACSRAEQRSLYARRDAFTAAFAEAHNGLLCREILGYDLTVPEQRALIVEKGLFASVCAPLVCAACDMLEGLL from the coding sequence ATGGCCAAGAGCAAAACCGTGACGGAGTCGCAGGCCGATTTCGGACAGCGCATTGTTTGCGCGCAGCAGGTTTTCGCGCACTTTGCCGACCGCCTGGGCATCGCGCCGGACGTGGCGATGCGCACGGCCTCCTGCTTCGGCTCCGGTCTGGGCCGGGCGGATGTCTGCGGCTGCGTGACGGGCGCGCTCATGGTTCTGGGCCTGGCCCACGGCCACGGCGGCGCGTGCTCGCGCGCCGAGCAGCGGAGTCTGTACGCCCGGCGGGACGCCTTCACCGCCGCCTTTGCCGAGGCCCATAACGGCCTGCTTTGCCGGGAGATTCTGGGCTATGACCTGACCGTTCCCGAGCAGCGCGCCCTGATTGTGGAAAAAGGCCTTTTCGCCTCGGTCTGCGCGCCTCTGGTCTGTGCCGCCTGCGATATGCTTGAGGGTTTGCTGTGA
- a CDS encoding NADPH-dependent FMN reductase: protein MDTLTFVGMTGSLRRASRNKGLLRCCASHLPEGVRMEIADISALPFYNEDLEKPQAVKDLVAQVTAADALVLACPEYNYSMAPALKNALDWLSREPDLAPLNGKPACLLGAGGGMGTARSQYQMRQTCVYLNLLLLNKPEFFSNAFSPAFDADGDLVDEGLIKQVAALMQALADWTRFLKNA from the coding sequence ATGGATACGCTTACATTTGTGGGCATGACGGGCAGCCTGCGCCGCGCCTCACGCAACAAAGGCCTGCTGCGCTGCTGCGCCTCGCACCTGCCGGAAGGCGTGCGCATGGAAATCGCGGATATTTCCGCCCTGCCCTTTTATAATGAAGATCTGGAAAAACCCCAGGCCGTCAAGGACCTGGTCGCTCAGGTGACCGCCGCCGACGCCCTGGTGCTGGCCTGCCCGGAATACAACTATTCCATGGCCCCGGCCCTGAAAAACGCGCTGGACTGGCTCTCGCGCGAGCCCGATCTGGCCCCGCTCAACGGCAAGCCCGCCTGCCTGCTGGGCGCGGGCGGCGGCATGGGCACGGCGCGCAGCCAGTACCAGATGCGCCAGACCTGCGTATATCTGAATCTGCTTCTGCTGAACAAGCCGGAATTCTTTTCCAACGCCTTTTCTCCGGCTTTTGACGCCGACGGCGATCTCGTCGATGAAGGGCTGATCAAGCAGGTAGCCGCGCTGATGCAGGCTCTGGCCGACTGGACGCGCTTTTTGAAAAATGCCTAG
- a CDS encoding thioesterase family protein: MKTALQVGLKGQSETMVGKELLASEVGSGLVTVYSTAMMIAGMEGTAVASVQDALEDGQTTVGTRVNVAHLAATPCGMKVRFVTELTAVSPNGKGLTFNVAAYDETGLIGEGVHERVVVNKEKFESRTRDKARQA; the protein is encoded by the coding sequence ATGAAGACAGCATTGCAAGTGGGGCTGAAAGGCCAGTCGGAAACAATGGTCGGCAAGGAGCTTCTGGCCAGCGAGGTGGGCAGCGGCCTGGTGACGGTCTACTCCACGGCCATGATGATCGCGGGCATGGAAGGCACGGCCGTGGCCTCGGTGCAGGATGCGCTGGAGGACGGCCAGACCACGGTGGGCACGCGCGTCAATGTCGCGCACCTGGCGGCCACGCCCTGCGGCATGAAGGTCCGCTTCGTCACGGAACTGACCGCCGTCTCGCCCAACGGCAAGGGACTGACCTTCAATGTGGCGGCTTATGACGAAACCGGCCTCATCGGCGAAGGCGTGCACGAACGGGTGGTGGTCAACAAGGAAAAATTCGAGAGCAGAACCAGGGATAAAGCCCGCCAGGCCTGA
- a CDS encoding AraC family transcriptional regulator, translating into MARRASTHFSYEQRINKILNAVSADPARVFSLEELAGIACLSPFHLHRVFSAMTGETLAACIRRLRLETAANLLRFSSSLNITAVALACGFSSSQNFARVFREWMGMSPGAFRAACGQGTPPVPPGQKRKPGNARPYDLTYTTDQAGAAARVQLEPNLAVLAKGADMKVDVKQLPEYRVAYVRQIGPYGPALAQAWERIMAWAGKNGLLGPDTAALGVSWDNPSLTPPERCRYDACVVLPQGFAADEQALAQEGICLQSLPAGLYACYRRPIRMDEYTAAWNELIGVWLPQSGYEVTGPGFEYYHPPLVCSEDPDLACDVSICLMVRQQEQK; encoded by the coding sequence ATGGCGCGCCGCGCGTCCACGCATTTTTCCTACGAGCAACGCATCAACAAAATTCTGAACGCCGTTTCAGCTGATCCGGCGCGCGTTTTTTCCTTGGAAGAGCTGGCCGGAATTGCCTGCCTCTCGCCCTTCCATTTGCATCGGGTATTCAGCGCCATGACCGGCGAAACCCTGGCGGCCTGTATCCGTCGGCTGCGCCTGGAAACAGCCGCCAATCTGCTGCGTTTTTCCTCAAGCCTGAACATCACGGCCGTTGCCCTGGCCTGCGGCTTTTCCTCCTCCCAGAATTTCGCCCGCGTGTTCCGCGAATGGATGGGCATGAGCCCCGGCGCGTTCCGCGCGGCCTGTGGGCAGGGGACGCCGCCCGTGCCGCCGGGCCAAAAGCGCAAGCCGGGAAACGCGCGCCCCTATGATCTGACGTATACCACGGACCAGGCGGGCGCTGCGGCCCGCGTGCAGCTTGAACCCAACCTGGCCGTACTGGCCAAAGGAGCGGACATGAAAGTGGATGTGAAACAATTGCCGGAATACCGCGTGGCCTATGTGCGGCAGATCGGCCCGTACGGCCCGGCCCTGGCTCAGGCTTGGGAAAGGATCATGGCCTGGGCCGGAAAAAACGGCCTGCTGGGACCGGACACGGCGGCACTGGGCGTCAGTTGGGACAATCCCTCTTTGACCCCGCCCGAGCGCTGCCGCTATGACGCCTGCGTGGTGCTGCCCCAAGGCTTCGCGGCGGACGAGCAGGCCCTGGCGCAGGAGGGCATTTGCCTGCAAAGCCTGCCCGCCGGGCTGTATGCCTGCTACCGGCGGCCCATCCGCATGGATGAGTATACGGCGGCCTGGAATGAACTGATCGGCGTCTGGTTGCCGCAGAGCGGCTATGAAGTCACAGGGCCGGGCTTTGAATACTATCATCCGCCTCTGGTCTGCAGCGAAGATCCCGACTTGGCTTGTGACGTGAGCATTTGCCTTATGGTGCGGCAACAGGAGCAAAAGTAA
- a CDS encoding DUF4823 domain-containing protein, with the protein MPRLKIFPLFVLCALLCACQMDLRTGGTKADVTPLKSGPAVDRGKKLFVAMPADFTKGQDTEKGSGEDTQQALRKELEGASVQAVYAPAPQGMQQALAASRNAQCAYLIDLSILDWDDPPASFQLRPDKGEISLSVYDASSGELLRNDEVSCSGYATVVNSVGFYSPKDCLKQAFRKWTAEALTPN; encoded by the coding sequence ATGCCGCGCTTGAAAATTTTTCCCCTATTTGTGTTATGTGCGCTTCTCTGCGCCTGTCAGATGGACCTCCGGACCGGAGGCACCAAAGCAGACGTCACGCCCCTGAAATCCGGACCGGCCGTGGACAGGGGGAAAAAGCTGTTTGTGGCTATGCCCGCCGATTTCACCAAGGGCCAGGACACGGAAAAAGGCTCCGGAGAAGACACACAACAGGCTCTGCGTAAGGAACTGGAGGGGGCTTCGGTTCAGGCGGTATACGCACCCGCGCCCCAAGGCATGCAACAGGCCTTGGCGGCGTCCCGGAATGCGCAGTGCGCCTATCTCATAGACCTGAGCATTCTTGACTGGGACGATCCGCCAGCGAGCTTCCAACTGCGGCCGGATAAAGGCGAAATTTCGCTTTCAGTCTATGACGCGAGCTCGGGAGAACTGTTGCGCAACGACGAGGTTTCCTGCTCGGGATACGCCACGGTCGTTAATTCCGTCGGCTTCTACTCGCCCAAGGACTGCCTCAAGCAGGCTTTCAGAAAATGGACGGCTGAAGCCCTGACCCCAAATTAG
- a CDS encoding helix-turn-helix domain-containing protein — protein sequence MGNVKQCLFGTALVNIRESLHISQYQLARNSGIPEEYLNKLENSKREPKARMIIRLGRGLDIPPGDLLNEMDRLMRAEEMKQASPQDIPVDERRQCQTPAPGAAESGK from the coding sequence ATGGGAAACGTAAAGCAATGCCTGTTTGGAACCGCTCTTGTTAACATTCGAGAGTCCCTCCATATTTCGCAGTACCAACTTGCGAGGAATTCCGGGATCCCGGAAGAGTATCTCAATAAACTGGAAAATTCCAAAAGAGAGCCCAAAGCTCGTATGATCATTCGCCTCGGCCGGGGGCTTGATATCCCCCCCGGCGACCTGCTGAATGAAATGGACCGGCTTATGCGCGCGGAAGAAATGAAACAGGCTTCACCACAGGACATACCCGTCGATGAACGAAGGCAATGTCAAACACCCGCGCCAGGAGCCGCAGAATCCGGAAAATGA
- a CDS encoding helix-turn-helix domain-containing protein, translated as MESKVGEHFGRALVQIRNNLGISQYRLAKLSGISEGYLNKLENGKREPRAEMIIRLGRALGIAPGDLINETDRLMREVSSSST; from the coding sequence ATGGAATCAAAAGTAGGTGAACATTTTGGAAGGGCGTTGGTTCAAATCCGGAATAATCTGGGAATTTCCCAGTACCGATTAGCAAAATTGTCTGGCATTTCAGAGGGATATTTAAATAAATTGGAAAATGGAAAAAGAGAACCCAGAGCAGAAATGATCATCCGTCTAGGGCGAGCCCTTGGTATTGCCCCTGGAGATTTAATCAATGAGACTGATCGGCTTATGCGCGAAGTTAGTTCTTCATCTACCTAA
- a CDS encoding LexA family transcriptional regulator — protein sequence MRKKIMGITYKVELACQNSGLGYWDIIKRIQAVTNTRTQTALAEILEIRQSSISDAKRRQSVPGAWYMTLFEKLGVNPDWLKSGIGPVYLRTEVGYIPGDGDGKPLAPGLLGSPLSQPALVTMYAMRGDDTENGAAVATLRPTGSILLPRAYAREGIVVLAVDNDAAAPTVRRGAYVGIDTRADCPASGELFAITLPHGEIVLRRLLWDEDYFRLCAENPAYPDRRIRLVRTEWILGRLAWVMQEI from the coding sequence GTGAGAAAAAAGATAATGGGCATAACCTACAAAGTCGAATTGGCATGCCAAAACAGCGGGTTAGGTTATTGGGACATTATCAAACGCATTCAGGCCGTAACCAACACCCGCACGCAAACCGCGTTGGCTGAAATTCTTGAGATCAGGCAATCGAGCATTTCCGACGCCAAAAGACGGCAATCCGTGCCGGGGGCCTGGTATATGACGCTCTTTGAAAAGCTGGGCGTGAACCCCGACTGGCTGAAAAGCGGCATCGGCCCGGTGTATCTGCGCACCGAGGTCGGGTACATCCCCGGCGACGGTGACGGAAAGCCCCTGGCCCCCGGCTTGTTGGGCTCGCCTTTGTCGCAGCCTGCGCTTGTCACCATGTACGCCATGCGCGGCGACGACACGGAAAACGGGGCAGCCGTGGCCACGCTCCGGCCGACAGGCAGCATCCTCTTGCCTAGGGCATACGCGAGAGAGGGCATAGTCGTTCTGGCAGTGGACAACGACGCGGCCGCGCCCACAGTGCGCCGGGGAGCGTATGTCGGCATTGACACGCGCGCCGACTGCCCCGCGAGCGGCGAACTGTTCGCCATCACGCTTCCCCACGGGGAGATCGTCCTGCGCCGACTGCTTTGGGATGAGGATTATTTCCGCTTATGCGCCGAGAACCCCGCGTATCCGGATCGCAGGATACGCTTAGTCCGGACGGAATGGATTCTCGGGCGATTGGCCTGGGTCATGCAGGAAATATAA
- a CDS encoding HU family DNA-binding protein has translation MTKAELVEKIHAKAGLPTKAKAEEALDAVVASLREALADGESVTFTGFGSFKVVARAARKGRNPRTGKEITIPASKVAKFTPGKGLKDAIK, from the coding sequence ATGACTAAAGCTGAGCTTGTTGAAAAAATCCACGCCAAGGCCGGCCTGCCCACCAAAGCTAAAGCCGAGGAAGCCCTGGACGCCGTGGTGGCTTCATTGCGTGAAGCTCTCGCCGACGGCGAATCCGTGACCTTTACCGGCTTCGGCAGCTTCAAGGTTGTGGCGCGCGCCGCGCGTAAGGGCCGCAACCCCCGCACCGGCAAAGAAATCACCATCCCCGCCAGCAAAGTTGCCAAATTCACGCCCGGCAAGGGCCTGAAAGACGCCATTAAGTAA